From Planctomycetota bacterium:
AACTGAACCGGCCGTCGACTTCGGGAAGTTCGTGTCCCGCAAGTTCATCGTGAACGGTGGCGTCACCGCCGCGATCGCGTACCTCAACGACGTGTCGGTGACCAAGTGCTGGATCATCGCCCTGATCGTGTGCGTGTTCACCATCGTCCAAGGCGCGATCGACTACGCCAAGGTCATCCGAGGCACCGTCCCCGCCGATGAGCACGCCGCCGCGGTTGCCCGCGCCGAACTGGCCGAGGCCACCGTCGAGCGGAAGCGGGCCGAGAAGGCCAAGACCGAGGCGATGTACTAGGGCGAGATCAATCAGCGTGACGCGAAGGTCGCCGCGCTGGAGGCCGAGTTGGCACCGCTTCGCCAGTGGCACCGCCAGAACGATCACCTCATGCCCGAGTTCGAACAGTGGAAACGAAGCCGATGAACCCGATCACCCACGCCCGCCGCGTTTTCGCCATTATCACCCTCGCCCTCATGGCCGCCACGTTCGCAACCGGCTGCGCCGCCAAGGCTCGCCAAGAGTCGAGCGACGCGAACCTCGCCGCCAACCGCGGGTATCTGGCCGAGTACGTCGAGCGGGACACCCCGCATCGCCCGCAGGCCGAGGGCATCATCGCCCGCATCGACGCCGGCGAGGTGGAGGACGTCGACGCCGAGATCACCGTCTACGACCAATCCCGTCCGCTGATCGAGGACTACGCCCAGATCGCCGACGACGAGGGCCAGGTCGACGCGCTGTTCACGCCCCGCAGCGTCGGCATCCTCGAATGGCTCAACGCATGGGGCCGTGAACTGGATCGCTACCGATGAGCTTCGACTTCAACACCATCGCCGACTCCGCCGCCGTCATCGCCGACCAAGCGAAGCGGGAAGCCATTGAGTCCGTCAAGGGACTCAAGCTCAACGCACTCGACGCACGCGCCGTGGACTACGCCGCAACGCGGCTCGCCGCGCTGGAGCTGGCCCGCTTCGACCCCGCGTTCCACCTCGAATCCGACCAGATCGAACAGGACCAGCGCGCCGCCATCGCCATGCTCAAGAGCGTCCGGGCGATCAAAACGGTGGAGTTTCAGGACCGGATCACCCGCATCGTCCAGTCCCTCGCGACCAACGCGTTGCGGGTCGTGCTCGCCCAGATCACCGCCGGCGGGAGCGAAGCGTTGCTCGCCGTCGTCAACGCCGCACCCGCTGCCACCACGCCGCCGGTTCGGTTTGATCCGCCGGCCGGACCGTTCGCCAACAGTGAGGCGACGGACATCGACTTCGACGACGCGCAGATTGAGCCGCAGCAGCCAGAGGGCTTCACCGAGCCCCCGAAGCTCCGCCCATCCGAGCAGCGTGTGACCCGCATGCCGGGTACTTGAGCCATGTCCGATTCCACCAAGAAAAGTGCCTGGGAGTTGCTGAAGTACGCCACCGGGATCCTCGTGCTGCTGATCGGCCAGTTCGTCGCCACGGACAAGGCGATCGACAGCGTCGAGTCTCGCCAGGACCGTGCCGAGGTTAGTGCCGAGTACACGATCAAGCAGATCGCGGAACTCAAGAGCGAACTCGCCGAAGCGTCGAAAGATCGGTGGACAAGCAAAGACCAAGAGGCGTTCTCGAAGGCGATCTACAAAGAGATCGGCCAAGTTGCCGCCACCCTCTTGCAGGTCTTGGAGGAACAGAAGGCCCGGATGCCCTGGTTCACCGCGTTGCGAACCGACGTGCTCATGCTCCAGCGTGACGTCGGCGACCTGAAACAACATCAGAGGCAGGAGGACAAGTGACCGCCAAAGACCCGCTCGTCACCGCAGCCGAACACCAGCGCCAGCAGCAGGCGAACTTCCAGCGTGGCCTTGAGGCCATCGGAACACTGCCGCCGGGCCCGACGCGTGACCAGCTCACCGAGTTCGCCCACCAGAGCAACTTCCGCGTGACCGAGATGGCGGAGGTGCTCGCGAAGGTCCTGGGCGACATCAAGATGCCGGCTTTGCGCGAGGAGTGGAAGCCGCCGACCGACGAGGGCTACAAGCCGAAGCCCGGCGAGCGGATCGAAAGGCGGCAGTTCGCCGGCGGTCGCAACGGCGTCGACCTTGGCTGGGCCCGGCGTGACATCAAGATCATCGACTGCGACTTCATCGGGCAGTCGCGGTACCCGATCTGGCTCGGGAGTGCTGCCGACGAGGCTTGGGCGGGCAAGGGCCCGGTCGACGAGTTGCTCATCCAGGGCTGCCGGTTCTGGCCGTCCCAGTGGGAGGCGCTGCTCCGCGGCTACGGCAATGGCCACCGGGTCATCGGCTGCACCGGATGGATCGCCAACCCGGACAAAGGCGGCATCCGCTTCGCCGCCGGCGACGACAAGGAAGCCCGCGACAACACGATCGTCAACCTCTGCAAGCGGACGCAGAGCGGTATCGCGTTCTGGCCCCACGCCAACCCCGAGTCGGCCGACCCCTCCGACCGCATCCGGGGTGCCAGGGCGATCGGCAACCGCCTGACCCACGCCAACATCTTCGTCGGTGACAACGTCGAAGACGCGGTCGTGACCGGCAACACCTTTGTCGACGTCCCCGACGACGAGCCGCTGCTGGTGATCAGCGGGGGCGATCGCAACACCAAGAAGTCCGGACGGTCCGGGTTCCGTGCTCCCAACGTCACCACCGATATCCCGCGTGACCGCATCCGCCTGGAGCGTGGTGCGACGTGGGACAACGTCACGCTCCTCGCCGCCTGACCCACACCCCTCACGATGAAAACCATCGCCTTGATCCTCACGTTGCTCGCCGGCCTCGGCGTCGCGGCCTCCGACCATGTGACACGCGTCGATACCGACGCCGGCCCACACGTCCTGCCCGCGCTCACCAACGTCGACGCGCTGGCCGATGCCGGCTTCGCTATCGATATCGACGTGCTCGCCGGCCACGTCACGAGTCGGTACCCGAGGCAGATCGCGGGTCCATCCGCCGACGCCGGCGTGGCCCTGGCGAACCGGCACCTGCTGCCCGGCCTGCTCATCCTCGACTACGAGCGGGACGACGCGGAGGTCAACGCGGCCCTCATCCGCCAGCTACGCCAGATCCACCCCTACGAGCCGATCGCCGCCTACGACTACCCCGGCGGACCACTGGCCCACCACGAGGAGATACAGCGGCTCAAGCCGGCCCTGGAGCGTCCCCGCAACAAGGCGACCGCCCAGCGCTGGACACGCATCAACCAGGACCGCATCGCCGCGAAGCGCGACCCGCACGAGTTGCTGCGGGACATGGTCGACTACGCCGCGCCGGTCGGTTACTCGTACTACTGGCACAAGCTCACCCCCGAGCAGTTCGGGGCGGCCAACGCGGCCAAGCTGGCCGAGGCGGCCGAGTGGGGCCTGCCGATCGTCTACTTCGTCTCGCCGTACCAGCGCGGCATCAGCAAGGGTGACCGCCGCGTCCGCATCCCGGACGCCTACCAGGCGGCCCAGCTCCGTGCCCTGCGTGACGTGGGCGGTCAGCCGATCGTGTGGTTACAGGCCAACTCCGACGCCGAGGCGGTCGAGGCCGCCGGCGACATGATCCGACTCTGGCGGCAGGTGTGCATGGAGGATCAGGGACGATGACCCTCAAGGACTACATCGCCGACGGACAAGCATCGGACGACGACGCGGCAGCGGCTTCGGCCTACAACGCCGATTTCAGCCGTGCCCGGACCCTCTGGGTGACCCCCGAGACGCTCATCAGCCGGCTCGCCGCCGACCACGGTGCCGACGGCATCGCCGCGGCGCGTCGCATCGTCGGGGGGCTCAAGGCTGCGGCCGCCGCCGATCCGCTCGTGGAGATCGCCGACCACCGTCTTCGTAATAGCGAAAAGGGCCTCAACCTTGGCGACGCATCGACACTGGGCGTGGTTCAACAGCTCGTCGAAGGCGGGGCGTTGCAGCCCAGCGACGCGGCGATGCTGACCGCGTTGGTGCTCGGTCCGCCCGTCACGGCCGAGGATGTCGACGCGGCCCGTTCGCAACTCGCCGACGAGGAAGCCCGAGCCGATCGACGGACGATCGCCGACACGTGGCTCGCCGACGCCCGGACGGTGGCCCAAGCCCATGTCGATGGCCGGCTTACCGGTCTACCCGCACTGCCGAAGGTGACCGACTGATGACCGCCCCGGCCGGCTCCAACTACATCTACACCGCCCCGGCGTCGGGTCCGATCTGCCTTGAGGTGGAGCATGCCACCCGCATCGCGAGCGGACCGGACGGCGATCTTGAGCTCACCACGGTCAACACCCCGTCCGAGAGTGCGTTGCAGGCGGTGAAGCCCAACGGGTTCGCCAGCATCTACAGCACATGGGAAGCGGCCGACGCGCCTTACGCCGAGTTCGAGCTGACCGACGTCCCCACCGGCGACTACCGCGTCTGGCTCCGCACGCACCGCGACGAGGATGAGGCCGGTCACGACACCACGTTGGTCGGGGCCACCGGAGGCACGCCCGTCGGCATCTTCGCACGCCACCGATTCAACGGCTTCGCGTCGGGCTGGGGGTGGGAGGACAGCCGCTTCTCGGGGGACAAGCTCACGCTCGCCGGGGACGTGACGCTGCGGATTCAGCTTCGCGAGCCGCTGCTCAAGCACGACCGCATCCTGTTCACGACCGACACTGGCTACGACCCGTCAACGGTGGCCGGCGGCGTCGGGCCCGCTGCACTGCTCCCGCCGTTCGGTGGTGGCGGTCGTCGCACGCCGGCCCTCGTGACCGGGGAAGGCGGATTGCTGCCGTGATTGGGTCTATCCCACCAGGAACGACCGACGGCCGCATGGTCGTCGCGTTGTACGACGATGAGGGCGTGCCCGTGACGTCGATCGACGCGTCGGACCTGACCGACAACGCGACCAAGGTGCAGTACCTGCGTGACGGCGGCACCTGGGTGGACGGAGCATCGGCCACGCTCAAAACGCTGGGGGCGACTCACGTCGATGGCGGGATCGCCAACCTTGCGGGCGGGGCAGCGTGGCTGGTGGACATGCCCGATGCGGCGTTCGCCGACGGGGCCGGGTCGGTGGCCGCTCGGTTGCATCCGCTTCCGACCGGCGTGGCCGAGTGCTCGCCGGGGGTGCGGATGATTGATGCCGCCGTATCGGGCGTCCCCGCGGCAACGTGGAGCGCTGGTAATCGCACGCTCACCGGGTTCGACTTCCCTGTCGGAACAGGTGCCGGTGACCACCTGCTCACGGTCAACGTGACCAGCACCGGTGGCAACGTGAGCGGTGCCACCATCACCGTGCAGACATCGGCAGGTGTCCGCCACGCGGTGGTGCAGACCGACGTCAACGGGCAGGCCACCGTCGGGGTGTCGGACGATATCTACGCACTGATCGTCAAAGCCACGGGCTACGACAGCATCACCGATGCCGTCGAGGTCGATGGCGACAACGCGACGAAGCTGATTACGCTGACCGCCACGGCGACGGCCGAGCCCGCACCTGCGGGATTCACCAACGTTCCGTACCTTGCGACCGATGCCGACGGCCAGCCGCTTGCCGGTGTCGAGATCACGGCCACGATCACCCGCACGGCTCACGACGACGTCGGCCACGCCTACGCCAAGACCCAGACCCGCACGACCGACGCCGCCGGCGTGGCCACGCTGATCCTGCCGCACAACTCGACCGCCGACGTCGAGGCCGGTGACGTGCGGGAGAGCGTGACGGTACAAGCCGAGGCGAGCACCGCCGTCCGATCAATCGTGATTGCCACCTGATGCCAGCTCAAGCACCCCAGCCCGCACCGCCAAGTCCGAAGCCGCGGCCATCACCGCCGCCGCCTCCCAAGTACACAAACAATGGGCAGGCGAAAACGAATCCATCACCGGAAGACAGACACGTTTTCGGCCACTTCCGCATTCCGGACGATGCACGACTGACCATGCGGGACTTTCGTACCGACTGATGCCACGTCACGCTTGCCGCCATCCCGGATGCCCTCGCCTGCTCACCGAGCGTGGCTACTGCCCGAAGCACGCAGGCAAGGCCGAGCCCGAGCATCGCAAGCACGACGCCGCCCGAGACGCGGACCATGCACGTCGCAAGGCGATCTACAACAGCAAGCAGTGGCAGGTGGTGCGTGCCGAAGTACTCGAAGCCGAGCCGATCTGTCGCGAGTGCTCGCGTGAGTTCGCCACCGACGTCGACCACATCAAGCCGCTGGCCGCTGGCGGCGACCCGTTCGACCGGGACAACCTCCAGCCGCTATGCACGGCCTGTCACCGCCGAAAGACCGCACGGGAGCGTCGTGAGGGGCTGGCGGGCCATCGGAAGCCGACCCGCAGGGGGTAGGGGGTCGGCAACTTTTCAGCCGAGTCTTCCAGACCAAACCCGCCCTGTTTTTTTCTTCGTGATCTATTTCCGCCGTCTCAAAAATCGGCGCATCGACCCGTGCCAACCGCCGTCGCCGACCTGAAACTCAAGTCGCTCCCGCTCACCGGGCTCAAATGCCCCACCGGTAAGCGGTCAGACCGGAACCACGCCGCCGTGCCGCTGGGCATCGGTGCCGACCGCAGCTTCCGCGAGAAGGGACGCCGCCACCGCACCCGGATGCTCAAGCACGCGAACCGTGCCGCCGAGCTGATCGGCACGCTGCCCGGACCCGATGAGTCCATCCAGGTGCTCATCGCCGCGACCATCGACGGTTGGGCGTGGGTCGACGCGACCATCCAGCTCGCCGGTGGCATCAAGACGCTCTACATCGCCACGCTCGGCTTCAACGACCGCAACGCCGACGCGCTCATCACCGCCATCGACAATGGCAAGATCGGCCGCGTCGAGATGATCGCCAGCACCTACTACGCCGCAACACCGGACAGCATCTATCCGCAGCTCGCCGAGGCGCTGCGGAGCCGAGGCATGCGGATCGCCGCACCCCGCAACCACGCGAAGATTCTGGCGTGCAAGCTGCCCAACGGTCGGACGGTCACCTACCACGGTTCGGCGAATCTGCGGTCATGCCGCAACGTCGAGCAGGTGGCGATCGAGGGCAGTTCCCGTGTGTTCCGTTTCTACCGCGACTACATCACCGACGCGATCGACGCCGCCGGAAACGCATGAGTACCCGAGGCCGCAAGCCTAAGCCGAAACCGGACCGCAACTCGAAGACGCCGACCGTGCCCAAGTCGCTGGGTAAGCAAGCGGCGGCGAAGTTCCGGGCGCTCACGAAGCTGCTCACACCGCACCGCATCCTCACCGATGCAGACGTCGATGCCCTTGCCGTGCTCGCCAGCGCCCTCGCGCAGTACGACCACGCCGAGGGGGAGATCGCCAAGTACGGCACCGTGATCAAGAGCGCCCAGGGCGTCCCGATACAAAGCCCGTACATGAGCGTGCAGCGGTCGGCGTGGGAGCGGATCAAGGTGCTGCTCCCCGAGTTCGGACTCACGCCCAGCGCCCGCGTGCGACTCGGCATGGTCACCGAAGACGATGACAACAGCGACGACGAGTTCAGCAACCTCTGAATCCTGCCCGGAAACGTGGCGGGATCGGTGGGAGGCTTGGCGGGAGGGATTGGTCGATGACGACCGGTACTACTTCGACGCCGAGAGGGCCGAACACCCGATCAAGTTCATCGAGACGTTCTGCCGGCACTACACCGGGGACTTCGCCGGCAAGCCGTTCCTGCTCGACGAGTGGCAGAAGACGATCATCCGCGACCTTTGGGGCTGGCGTCGCCGTAGTGACGGACGCAAGCGGTTCAGCGAGGGCTACATCGAGGGGCCGAAGGGCAGTGGCAAGACCCCGTGGGGTGCGGCGCTGGGCCTCTACGGGCTCGCCGGCGAAGGCGTCGCCGGGGCGGAGGTCTACTGCGTCGCCGGCAACACGCTCCAGTCGTCGATCGCCGTTGACGCCGCGAAGCGGATGGCGAAAGCCCACCCGCGTCTGACCAAGGCGATCGAGTCGAAACGCTACCACCTCAACCACCGCAAGACCGGTAGCGTGATGCAGGTGTTGTCCGGCAGGGCAGAGGGCAAGCACGGTTTGAAGCCGGGGCCGTTGGTCATCGGCGACGAGATTCACGAGTGGAGCGACCGCGAGCTCTACGACAGCATCAGCTCCGCCGCCGCCAAGCGGGAGTGCTTGATGCTTTGGCTCACCAACGCCGGCGTCGATCGCAACAGCGTGTGCTACGAACTGCGAACGCGGGCGGAGAACGTGCTCAAGGGCGAGTCGTCGGAGACGACGTTTTACCCGGCGGTGTTCGGCCCCGTCGACCCCGACCCGAAGCACTGGTTCAACGAGACGCTCTGGCAGCGGGTTCATCCGGGCATCGGTTCGATCGTGAAGCTGGAGGACATCCGCCGCGAGTGGGACAAGGCCCGGGAGACGCCAGCGCTGCAACCTCGAAACGCCCGGCTCTACCTGGGCGTGTGGACGCAGACCGCCGCAGGCTGGACGGACATGGACTTGTGGGACCGATGCACGGGTGACTTGCCGCCCGACGACGAGCTGGCCCAGATGGAGTGCTACGTCGGCTTCGACCTGTCGACGAGCGACGACCTCACCGCCACCGGCAATGTCTGGTACGACCCCGACGCCGATCACGTCTACGTGCGGACCTGGGCGTGGATCACGCGCAAGAAGGCCGACGATTACCAACAGCAGGACGGGACGCCGTACCACGCTTGGGCCCGCAAGCACCGGCTGACCATCATCCCGACCGCGACCATCAGCGAGACGGAGATCGAGGACCACATCGCCGCCCAAGCCGCCGACAACGACGTCCGCGCCGTGGCTTTCGACCGTCACAAGGCCGGACGGTTGACCAACGGGCTGGAGGACATGGGCCTGCCCTGCATCGCCGTGCAGCAGACCACGGTTGGACTCAACCCCGCGATGATCGAGCTCTCCAACCGAATGAAGGCCGGCAGCATCACGCTCGATCACGACCCGCTGCTCCGCTGGCAGGCCGGCAACGTCGAAGTCGTCGCTGACAACAACGGGAACATCCGGCCCGTGAAGCACGCCGCCCGGGGCAAGTACGAGGGCAACCGCGCCAAGAAGATCGACGGGTTCATGGCGATGCTTTTTGGCCTGTCCCGCGTCGCACTCCATGACCCCGCTGAATCCGACGGCGTCGCCGTCATGGTCATCTGATGAGCATCATCAACGCACTCCGCGAGAAGTTCGCCACGGTGATCTACCCGGTCAACCGCATCGGCGACCCGACGCAGTCGATGACGCCGATGAGCGAGGCGACGGCGATGGGGATCCCCGCGTTCTTCAGCGGCGTGAGCTTCCTCGCCCTCACGCTGGCCACGCTACCCGTGCATGTGCTGCGGAAAACTGACAACGGGCGAGAGAAGGCCAACGACCACGACCTCAAGGCGCTGCTCGGCACGTCACCGAGCGAACTGAACACCGCTGCGCAGTTCTGGGAGACGTTGTTCGCACATGCGGTGTCGTGGGGCAACGGCTACGCCCTCGTCAAACGTGACCGATCGGGCAAGCCGACGGAGCTGCTCAACGTCGCCCCGCATCTCGTGGTGCCGACCCGCGTGAACGGTCGCACCGTCTACGCGCTACGGGCCGAGAACGGCGGCGAGGCGATCCCGGTGCTCGCCCGCGACATGTTCCACCTGCCCGGACTCGGCTACGACGGGATGCAGGGATACAACCCGGTCCGCCTGCTCGCCGAGTCGTTGCAGCTCGGCCGGGCCGCCCAGAAGTTCGGCACGGCGTTCTTTGCCAATGGGGCGAGGCTCGGGGGTGTCATCGAGTCGGACAAGAGACTCACCGACGAGCAGGCCGCCGACATCAAGCGTGTCGTCGAGCACGACTACAGCGGCCCCGAGAAAGCCGGCAAGTGGCTCGTGCTCCAGGGCGGGGCGAAGGCCAAGACGTTGTCGGCACCCCCGGAAACCGCCCAGCTCATCGAGACGCTGAACATCAGCGAGCACCAAGTTTGCCAGATTCTCCGAGTGCCCCCGATCCACGTCTACGACTTCGGCCGGGCGACGTGGGGCAATGCGGTGGAGATGGACCGGCACACCGTTCAGTACAGCTTGCGACCTTGGATCATCAAGGCCGAGCAGGAGTGCCGTCGGAAGTTGCTCACCGCCGTTGAGCGGGAGCAGGGCTACTACGTCCAGTTCAGCGTCGACGGCCTGCTTCGGGGTGACCCGAAGACGCGGATGGAAGTCAGCCGCCTGCGTCTCGGCGAGGGCCTCACCAACATCGACGAAGAACGCGAAATGGATGACCGACCGGTGTTGAACACGCCGTGGTCGAAAGCGTATCGCGTTCCGGCCAACAGCATGTCCGCGGAGAAGCTCGTGATGCCAGCACCCGCCGACTTCGACGGGACGCCGCCGACGCCGCCCGAACCCACGGAGACGCCCGATGCCTAGTCCCGGCAAGCTCACCGGCTACGCCTTGCTTTACAACGTTCTGTCGGCCGACCGTGGTGGTTACCGCGCTCGATTCGCCCCCGGTTCGATTAAGTACCCCGAGGACGGTGACGTGCGGGCGCTCTACGGCCACAGCGAGCTTGCACTGCTCGGACGTGTCAGCAGCGGGACGCTCCAACTCCAGGACGACGGGACCGGCATCAAGTTCGCGCTCGACCTGCCCGACACCACGGTCGGCCGCGACGTCGCGGAGTTGGTCCGCCGCAAAGACATCGTCGGGTGCAGCTTCGGCATCTGGAGCATCACCAAGTCGTCGTGGGTCGTCGAGGACGACATCGAGATTCAGGACTACGGCCAGTGCGTGATGGATGAGATCACGATCACCGGCAACCCGAGCTTCCCGCAGTCATCGGTCCGACTGATCGAGCCGGACCAGCCCGACCCCGGTACGCCCAGCACCACGCCACGCCGGAACATGGCGGCGCTGGCGCTGGCCGACATCGAACTCCAGGCGGTCGCCTGAACATCGTTTCCCCATACCCCAGGTTCACCATGACCCACAGCAACCCGTTTGTGCGTGCGGCCGCCCTTGCCGCCATTCTCTCCACCGGCCTTGCGGCCGACGTCCCCACCTACCACACGTTCGAGGACGCCGGCGATGCCAAGTCCGAGGGCGATGACGACTCCACCGACCCGCAGGACGGCGAGCGTGAGACGTTCGACGCCCTGAAAACCAAGGCCCAGGCCATCATCGACGGCGCGAAACAGGAGGACCGCGAACTTTCCGACGATGAGAAGGAGAAGTTCGAGGGCATCACCAAGAAGCTCCGCCGTATGAAGGACGCGAACGACCGCGAGGCCGACCTTGCGAAACTCGACCTCCAGACGTTCGGCAACACCAACACGAAGAAGGCTCGCGATCTCGTGACCTCCGCACCAAAGCTCCCGGATGATCCGGGTGCCAAGGAGCCCGATGCCAAGGAGAAGTTCGAGCGGGACGTCGCAAAGTTCGAGACGTTTGTCCGGACCGGCGAACGCCCGGACAACTACGAGAGCTTCACCATCACCACCGGCGTCAACGGCGGGGTGCTCGTGCCGCGTCGCATCGGCTCGCCGATGGTCGTGAAGCGGACCGCCGACGCCTACCGCCAGGCGATCGCCGCCCGCGGCTTCTCCCCAATCCAGACCGACTCCACCGCCGAGTGGAAAGAGCCGCTCATCGACGACACGGCCAACACTTCGGAGTTCCCCGAGGCCGAGAACGACCGGACCGAGAAGGAAGCGGAACCGGCCATCACCAGCATCACGCTCGGTGCTCCGCTCCACCGCAGCAAGGCGGTGTGGTTCAGCAACACGCAGCTCGCGACACAGACCAACCTCATGTCGTACATCGAGCCGCAGCTCTACCGCCGCGTCGATCGGCAGCGTGAGGCGAACATGACGACCAAGATTCTGGCCAACGCCACGCAGGTCGTCACCGGGGCCGCCACCGATGGCATCACCTACCTCGAAATCCTCCAGGTGAAGTACACGGTGCCGCGTGCCCACCGCGAGAGCGGCGTGTTCATCATCAGCGACCAGCTCGCCCTCGCCATTCAGGGCCTCACCGACAACCAGGGCCGCCCCCTGTACGTCGCGTCCATCAAGGACGGTGAACTGGACCGGTTGGCGGGCTGGCCGGTGTTCGTGGCCGACTCTCTGCCGGACCCGGCCGCCAACAACAAGACGCTCATCGCCGCCAGTGCAGAGGCGTTGCGTATCCGCGATGTCACGAGCGGTGCTGCCGCGCAACGCATGGCACGCTACGCCGAACTGCCGGATCACCCCGATCAGGTCGGCATGGAGCTGTTCGAGAACGGCGACGAGAACTTCCACGACCCGTTCGTGGCCGTGTTCCAGCACGCCGCCGCGTAGTCCTCAACCCACCCGCCGGCTTGACCGCTGGCGGGCGGTATGCACGCCGTAACCCCACCCCGGAGCCGCAAATGATCGTGAAGATGACCCAAGCCCTCGCCACCCCGCGTGGCACTTACCAGAAGGGCGACACCTACGACCTGCCCAACGAAATCGCCGAGCGGTTCGTCGAGAAGAAGATCGCCGAGCCGTTCACCGCCACGCCGCCGAAGCCCACCGGCCGAGCGTCGAAGGGCGCAAAAGCATCGGTCAAAGGCGACAAGCAGCAGCTCGATACGCCGAAGTCGGAGAAGGTGTGATGCGCCAGCCGATCAACATCACCACCGTCACGCCGCCAGCCGAGACGCCCGTGAGCTACACGTTGGTCAAGGACCACATGCGCGTGGACGGCGACGAGGAGCGTGAGCTGATCCTCCAGATGATCGCCGCCGCCACCGAGTACGCCGAGGCGGAGTTGCAGCGGTCGCTCGTGAGCCGCACGCTCAACTCCGAGTACGGCGAAGGCCCGGCCGATCGGTCGCACTGGCTCCCGCGTGGGCCGGTGTCGGAGATAACGACCGTTGGCGGCGAGGCAGCGTCGGGCGTTTCGCTCACCCGGATGGGCGGACGGGACATCGCACTGTTCGACAACGGGGCCGCACCCGCGGGGCCGACCTCAATCGAGTATGTCGCCGGATACGGGGACGCCGAGGCGGTCCCGGCCGACATCAAGCAGGGCATCCTCATGCACGTTGCTCACCTCTACGACATGCGCCACAGTGCCAGCGATCGCCCCACGCACGCAGTGGAGCATGGCCTCGACGCAATCTACAACCGACATCGCATTGGAGGCGTGTTGTGATGAAATCCAACGAGAAACGCTACCGCTTCATCCGCCCGTGGCAGTCGCGGCAACCCGGTGATGAGCGCGTGTTCGAGATTGACTACGGCGACATGCTGGTTCGCCAAGGCATCGCCCAGCCGGTTGACGAAGACGTGATCGCAAAGGCGGTCGAGCCGCGGAAGCTGGCAATGCGGCCGCCGAACCCTGCTCAAACGTCCGAAGACGATGAGCAGACCAACGACGAAGCCGAATGAATGCCGGTGATCTTCGATTCCGGGTGACCGTGCTTTCCGCCGAGGCGAACAAGTTGCCCAACGGCGAGCGCACCACCACGTACCGGCCATCGGTTCGACTGTGGGCAGACGTTCGACCGGAATCAGCCAAAGAGGAGATTGAGTCAGCCCGCGCCGCCACCGCTGCGATGTGGACGGTTTACTTCCGCTTCCGTCCATCAGTGGTATCCACAGACCGACTCGCCTTTCACTTCGCAGGCCAGTCGGTGACGCTCGACATCATCGGAATCACGCACGATTCGAAACGCACTTGGACCCGTGCCGTGTGTCGCGAGGCGGAGCAACTGTGAGCATGACCATCAACAACCTCGACCAGCTCTACGAGCTGCTTGGGCAGCTCGGAGAAAAGTCGGTCCGAAAGGCAGCAAGAGCGGGCGTGGCTGCGGGCTCAACGCCCATCTCCCGCGAAGCTCGAAGCCGAGCAAATCGCGAGTCCGGGGCACTGAAGCGGAGTATGGGTAAGCGAACCAAGAGCTACCGCAGCGGCGTCGTCGTCGCCACGGTTGGCCCGCGTCGTG
This genomic window contains:
- a CDS encoding HNH endonuclease signature motif containing protein — its product is MPRHACRHPGCPRLLTERGYCPKHAGKAEPEHRKHDAARDADHARRKAIYNSKQWQVVRAEVLEAEPICRECSREFATDVDHIKPLAAGGDPFDRDNLQPLCTACHRRKTARERREGLAGHRKPTRRG
- a CDS encoding phage terminase small subunit P27 family — translated: MPKSLGKQAAAKFRALTKLLTPHRILTDADVDALAVLASALAQYDHAEGEIAKYGTVIKSAQGVPIQSPYMSVQRSAWERIKVLLPEFGLTPSARVRLGMVTEDDDNSDDEFSNL
- a CDS encoding terminase TerL endonuclease subunit, whose protein sequence is MVDDDRYYFDAERAEHPIKFIETFCRHYTGDFAGKPFLLDEWQKTIIRDLWGWRRRSDGRKRFSEGYIEGPKGSGKTPWGAALGLYGLAGEGVAGAEVYCVAGNTLQSSIAVDAAKRMAKAHPRLTKAIESKRYHLNHRKTGSVMQVLSGRAEGKHGLKPGPLVIGDEIHEWSDRELYDSISSAAAKRECLMLWLTNAGVDRNSVCYELRTRAENVLKGESSETTFYPAVFGPVDPDPKHWFNETLWQRVHPGIGSIVKLEDIRREWDKARETPALQPRNARLYLGVWTQTAAGWTDMDLWDRCTGDLPPDDELAQMECYVGFDLSTSDDLTATGNVWYDPDADHVYVRTWAWITRKKADDYQQQDGTPYHAWARKHRLTIIPTATISETEIEDHIAAQAADNDVRAVAFDRHKAGRLTNGLEDMGLPCIAVQQTTVGLNPAMIELSNRMKAGSITLDHDPLLRWQAGNVEVVADNNGNIRPVKHAARGKYEGNRAKKIDGFMAMLFGLSRVALHDPAESDGVAVMVI
- a CDS encoding phage portal protein, with protein sequence MSIINALREKFATVIYPVNRIGDPTQSMTPMSEATAMGIPAFFSGVSFLALTLATLPVHVLRKTDNGREKANDHDLKALLGTSPSELNTAAQFWETLFAHAVSWGNGYALVKRDRSGKPTELLNVAPHLVVPTRVNGRTVYALRAENGGEAIPVLARDMFHLPGLGYDGMQGYNPVRLLAESLQLGRAAQKFGTAFFANGARLGGVIESDKRLTDEQAADIKRVVEHDYSGPEKAGKWLVLQGGAKAKTLSAPPETAQLIETLNISEHQVCQILRVPPIHVYDFGRATWGNAVEMDRHTVQYSLRPWIIKAEQECRRKLLTAVEREQGYYVQFSVDGLLRGDPKTRMEVSRLRLGEGLTNIDEEREMDDRPVLNTPWSKAYRVPANSMSAEKLVMPAPADFDGTPPTPPEPTETPDA
- a CDS encoding HK97 family phage prohead protease, yielding MPSPGKLTGYALLYNVLSADRGGYRARFAPGSIKYPEDGDVRALYGHSELALLGRVSSGTLQLQDDGTGIKFALDLPDTTVGRDVAELVRRKDIVGCSFGIWSITKSSWVVEDDIEIQDYGQCVMDEITITGNPSFPQSSVRLIEPDQPDPGTPSTTPRRNMAALALADIELQAVA
- a CDS encoding phage major capsid protein, coding for MTHSNPFVRAAALAAILSTGLAADVPTYHTFEDAGDAKSEGDDDSTDPQDGERETFDALKTKAQAIIDGAKQEDRELSDDEKEKFEGITKKLRRMKDANDREADLAKLDLQTFGNTNTKKARDLVTSAPKLPDDPGAKEPDAKEKFERDVAKFETFVRTGERPDNYESFTITTGVNGGVLVPRRIGSPMVVKRTADAYRQAIAARGFSPIQTDSTAEWKEPLIDDTANTSEFPEAENDRTEKEAEPAITSITLGAPLHRSKAVWFSNTQLATQTNLMSYIEPQLYRRVDRQREANMTTKILANATQVVTGAATDGITYLEILQVKYTVPRAHRESGVFIISDQLALAIQGLTDNQGRPLYVASIKDGELDRLAGWPVFVADSLPDPAANNKTLIAASAEALRIRDVTSGAAAQRMARYAELPDHPDQVGMELFENGDENFHDPFVAVFQHAAA